The window ATCGCGCTTGGCAAGAAGCTCTGCCATTTCAGCGACGTCTGGTGCCGGGCCGATTGTTGCCATGGCGCGCGCCAATCTGCTCTCTCCCTCGGCAGTCAGCGATCCGACTTCATTTGCTATGGCGACCATTTCATCCATGCGGCCCCAGCAGTTGAGTGCTGCATCGCAGCCTGCCGCAACGCAGGCTGATGCCAGATTTCCAATGGCCCCGTTGAGCGCCTTCATGTCCAGATCATCGCTCATCAGAAATCCGTCAAAGCCGATGCGCTTCCGGATAATGTCTCCGATCACGACAGGTGAAAGCGTGGCACATCGTTCTGCATCCCATGCTTCGAAAATGATATGTCCCGTCATTCCCATGGGCGCATCGGCAAGACGCTGGAAAGGGGCAAGGTCTGCAGCAAGCGCTGCGTCGTCTGCGCTGACGACCGGCAAGGCATGGTGGCTGTCGACCACAGCGCGCCCCTGCCCCGGCATATGCTTGACGACGCCGACCACACCGCCAGCACGCAAACCTTCGATCACCGCTCGCCCGAGCGCAGCCACCTGCATCGGTTCCGACCCCAGCGCCCGGTCACCAATCGCGGGATGAGTCTCGGGCGCGCGGACGTCCAGCAAGGGCAAGCAGTCAACAGTGATGCCGACCTCGGACAGTGTCAGCGCAATCGCCTTTGCATTGGTGCGGGCTGCTTCGATGGCAGACATCGGCGCACGAACATAGAGCCGGTCAAAGGCTTCGCCGGGCGGAAAGGCCGGCCATTCCGGCGGCTGCATCCGCGCAACGCGGCCGCCCTCCTGATCGATCAGGATCGGCACGTCATCCCGCCCGTGAAGGGCACGAAGAGAATCTGTCAGCGCGCGCAGCTGCTCGCGGGTTGCAACATTTCGCTTGAACAGGATGTAGCCCGCAGGATCGCTATCCCGGAAAAAGGCAACTTCATCTGGCGTAAGAGCAGGGCCGGACAGGCCGAAGATCGATGCAAGCATGGCAGGTCAATAACCGCCTGCACCGCACTTGTGGAGCAGAAAGCGCAGCCGGATTCGAATCCTCGCGGGAACGGTCTTGCCGCTCCGCTCTTTCGCAATGGCGCGGCCGTTGATTACCGCTGTCTTCAAGACACTGATGCGGCAGATTGCCGAGGGCAATGGCGAAGGATTGACCATCGAGGACGGCCGCCAAACGCTTGCATTCCGGCCAGACTCCGGCTAGGGGCGCGCACTTCCGCACGATTGCTATGCGATCCGCCTGGCTGAAAGGGCTGCCACGGGGGATGCGAATCGTCGATTTTTGAAAGGACGAAAATGCCCAAACTGAAGACCAAGAGCGGGGTGAAGAAGCGCTTCACCGTGACCGCGACCGGCAAGCTGAAGCACGGCGTAGCCGGCAAGCGTCACCGGCTCATCAGCCACAATGGCAAGTATATCCGCCAGAATCGCGGTACCTCTGTCCTGTCCGATGCCGATACGGCAACGGTCAAGGCATGGGCGCCCTACGGCCTGAAATAAGGAGGCCGAACAATGGCTCGCATCAAACGCGGCACGACAACCCGTGCCAAGCACAAGAATATTCTCGAGCAGGCCAAGGGGTATCGCGGCCGGCGCAAGAACACGATTCGCGTCGCCCGCCAGGCCGTCGAAAAGGCCGGGCAATATGCCTATCGCGATCGCAAGGCCAAGAAGCGGACCTTCCGCGGCCTCTGGATCCAGCGCATCAATGCGGCTGTCCGTATGGAAGGCCTGACCTACAGCGAATTCATGCACGGGCTGAAGCTTGCCGGTGTCGAACTCGACCGCAAGGTCCTGGCCGATATCGCGATGCACGAAGGCGCGGTGTTTAGCACCATCATTGCGCAAGCGAAGGCAGCGCTGCCGCAGGCAGCTTAACCGCTTCCCTTTCGTAAATGCGCAAATGGGCGTGGGCGGCATTGCCGTTCGCGCCCATTTGCTTATTGGGCGAACACGATGACTGATCTGGCAAAACTCGAATCCGAAACGCTTGCTGCCATTGCAGCAGCCGATACACTTGATGCGCTTGAGACGGTGCGCATTGCGGCGCTCGGCAAGCAGGGCAGCGTTTCTGCACTCCTCAAGACGCTTGGCGCCATGTCTCCCGAAGAGAGGCAGCAGAAGGGCCCGCTGATCAATGGCCTGCGGGAATCCGTTTCGGGTGCAATTGCATCGCGCAAGGCCGGGCTTGAATCCGCACTGCTGAACGAGCGCCTCGCCGCCGAGCGCATCGACATGAGCCTGCCGGCACCTGAGGCTCCGCAGGGTTCAGTGCATCCTGTCTCCCAGGTCATGGACGAACTGGCCGAAGTTTTTGCGGATATGGGCTTTGCCGTGGCAACGGGCCCCGAGATCGAGGACGACTGGCACAATTTTACGGCCCTGAATATTCCGGAAACCCATCCCGCGCGGGCAATGCACGACACGTTCTATTTTCCCGACCAGATGGCTGTGGATGGCAAGAAAATGCTGCTGCGGACGCACACATCGCCTGTCCAGATCCGCACGATGATGACGCAGGCTCCGCCGATTCGGATCATTGCACCCGGTCGTGTCTACCGATCCGATTCGGATGCCACGCACACGCCGATGTTCCACCAGATCGAAGGATTGGTCATCGACAGGGGCATCCATCTCGGCCATCTCAAATGGACGCTGGAGACGTTCCTCAAGGGCTTTTTCGAGCGAGACGATGTCGTGCTGCGGCTTCGACCAAGCTATTTTCCGTTTACCGAACCGTCAGTCGAAGTCGACGTCGGCTATTCCGAGGTGGATGGCAAACGCGTGATCGGCGGGAGCGAGAAGTGGATGGAAGTGCTGGGTTCGGGCATGGTTCACCCGCGCGTCATCGCAAATTGCGGACTTGATCCGGACATCTATCAGGGCTTTGCCTTTGGCACAGGCGTCGATCGTCTCGCGATGCTCAAATACGGCATGGACGATTTGCGGGCCTTCTTCGACGGCGATCTGCGCTGGTTGAGGCACTATGGCTTTTCCGCCCTCGACGTGCCCACTTTGAGTGGAGGGGTCGGCGCATGAAATTCTCGCTGAGCTGGCTCAAGGAGCATCTCGAAACGAGCGCCACCATTCAGGACGTAGCCGACGCGTGCAATCGGATCGGTCTCGAGGTGGAAGCCATCGAAAACCCGGCGGAACGGCTGCGCGGTTTTACCGTCGCGAAAGTCCTGACTGCAGACCGCCACCCCCAAGCTGACAAGCTGCAGGTGCTCACTGTCGATGCAGGCCAGGGGCCGGTGCAGGTCGTCTGCGGCGCCCCCAATGCGCGGGCCGGTTTGATCGGCGTGTTCGGCCTTGAAGGCGCGGTTGTGCCGGCAAATGGCATGACGCTGAAGAAGGCAGCGATCAGGGGCGTCGAATCGAACGGCATGATGTGTTCAAGCCGCGAACTCGAATTGGGCGATGATCATGACGGGATTATCGAACTTCCGGCAGATGCGCCCGTCGGCACTGCGTTCAGCGACTATGCTGACCTGAATGACCCTGTGCTTGATGTCGCCATCACACCAAACCGGCAGGACTGCATGGGCGTGCGCGGTATTGCGCGCGACCTCGCAGCGGCTGGACTGGGGACGCTCAAGCCGCTGGCGACGGTCTACAGATTGCCCGCACAGGCACAGGCGGGCAATGGCCCCGGGCCTGATGTCGGCACTGACGATCCCGAAGGCTGTCCTGCCTTCTACGGAATCGAAGTCCGCGGCGTGAAGAATGGCACGTCGCCCGACTGGATGATCCGGCACCTCAAGGCGGCTGGGCAAAAGCCTATTTCGACGCTGGTCGATATCACCAATTTCGTGATGCTTGACCTTGGCCGGCCGCTCCATGTCTATGACAAGGCGAAGCTGCAAGGCGGTCTCAGGGCGCGACTGGCGAAGCCGGGCGAACAGGTCATGGCGCTCAATGGCAAGACCTACACGCTGTCCGGGTCGATGACTGTCATCGCTGACGACGTGCAGGTCCACGATATCGGCGGTATCATGGGCGGCGAGGATTCAGGGGTGAGCGATGACACGACTGATGTCATCATCGAATGCGCCTATTTCACACCCGAGCATATCGCGCGAACCGGACAAGCTCTGGGACTGACCAGTGATGCAAGACAGCGCTTCGAACGCGGCGTCGATCCTGCATTTCTCGACGACGGTATCGACATTGCGACCTGGCTCGTGACCGAGCATTGCGGCGGCACTCCGAGCGGCGTGACACGTGCGGGCACGCCGCCCGCCGCGGAGCGAACCATAGCCTATGACCCGGAGCATTGTGCGCGTCTGGGAGGGATCAGCGTGCCTGCCGGTCGCCAGCAGCAGATTCTCGAATCGCTCGGCTTTTCTGTAGCGGATGACTGGGTAGTCGGCATTCCCACATGGCGGCGCGACATTGATGGCGGGGCGGATTTGGTCGAAGAAGTCGTCCGGATGGTCGGGCTCGACAACGTGCCTTCGACGCCACTGCCGCGTGCCGATGGCGTTGCAAAGCCGACTGCAACCCCCGCGCAGAAGATTGAGCGCAAAGTCAGGCGGACGGCGGCGGCGCGCGGGCTGAACGAAGCAATCACCTGGTCCTTCCTTTCGGAAAAGGAAGCGGCAATCCTCGGCGGGGGACTCTGGAGCCTCGAAAACCCGATCAGCGAAGACATGAAGGTGATGCGCCCCTCAATGCTTCCGGGGCTTCTGTCTGCTGCGCAGCGCAACATGAATCGCGGCGCAACAACCGTGCGCCTGTTCGAGGTTGGCCGCCGCTACCTGGCAGACGCCGAACGGCCAACAGTCGGCCTCGTTCTGGCAGGCGACAAGATCCCGCGTGGCTGGGCAAGCGGCAAGGCTCAGAAGTTCGACGCCTTCGATGCGAAGGCGGAGGCTCTGGCGCTGCTCGAAGCAGCAGGCGCGCAGGTTTCAAACCTGCAGGTGATGGGCGAGGCGGGCGATCATTATCACCCTGGCCAGTCGGGCACGCTGCGGCTCGGGCCCAAGACAATCCTTGCAAGTTTCGGCAGCCTTCATCCCGACACGGCCCGGGCGTTCGATCTCGACGGCCCTGTCATGGTTGCCGAAGTCTTTCTCGACGCGATTCCGGCAAAACGGGCTTCCAAGGATGGCAATGCCTTCATGCGCACGGATTATACACCGCCCGCGCTGCAGGCAGTGACCCGTGATTTTGCCTTTCTTGTTCCAGCTGACTTGCCCTCGGACACGCTCGTCCGTGCGGTGAGGGGAGCAGACAAGGCCCACATCACAGCCGTGCGCCTCTTTGATCGCTTCGCGGGGCAAGGCGTTCCAGATGGGCAGGTTTCGCTTGCGATCGAGGTCACATTGCAGCCGCAGGACAAGAGCTTCGCGGAGCCCGACCTGACGGCAATCAGCGATGCCGTAGTGGCAGCAGCCGCAAAACTGGGGGCTGTGCTGCGCGGCTAACGCGCCAGAAGGAACACGGCGTGCTCGGCGCGGAAATTTGCCGCTGCATCGCTCGTCAGCCGATCTCCACTCAGGAACCAGGCGCCTTCGACGCGGATGCCGCGCTCGTCCACCAGGGCACGAAAATCGTCGATCGTGACGTGATGAATGTTGGGCGTTTCATACCATGCGACCGGCAAGAGTCGCGTCACCGGCATCCGCCCGCCCCAGAGAAGCGAGAGCCGAACCCGCCAGTGCGCGAAATTGGGGAAAGACACAAAGGCATGTTTCCCGATCCGCAAGAGCTGTTCGAGCACCAGGTCGGGCCGCATCGTTGTCTGCAAGGTCTGGCTGAGGATTGCATAGTCGAACGCGGCATCCGGATAATCCGCAAGATCGGTGTCTGCATTACCCTGAATCACGGAAAGCCCCCGCGCGACACATTCGGTCACATTGCCGCGATCCAGTTCCATGCCCCGTGCATCAACCTGCTTGCCGTCGCGCAGGGCCGCCATCAGCGCGCCATCGCCGCATCCAACATCAAGCACGCGACTGCCGGGGGCCACTTCGCGCGCGATGATAGCCAGATCGGGGCGAAGCGCGCTCACAGGCCGCCTGCTTTCAGGAAGCCGTTGATCACACGGTCGAGCTCCGGGAGTTCCAGGAAAAAGCTGTCATGTCCAAAGGGAGACGACAGTTCGACAAAGCTGACAGGCGCGCCCGACGCATTGAGAGCATGCACGATGTTGCGCGATTCGCTTGTCGGATAAAGCCAGTCACTGTCGAAGCTGATGACACAGAAACGGGAGCCACAACCCCGGAAGGCATTTGCAAGATGGCCGCCATGTTCTTCGGCAAGATCGAAATAGTCCGTCGCCCGCGTAATATAGAGATAGGAGTTCGCATCAAACCGATCGGTGAAGCTAAGCCCCTGGTGCCGCAAATAGCTTTCAACCTGGAAATCCGCGTCGAATCCGAACGTCTTGACGTCACGATTCTGGAGCCTCCGACCGAACTTTTCAGTCAGGCCCTGCTCAGAAAGATAAGTGATGTGCGCGGCCATCCGTGCAACAGCGAGGCCGTTGTCGGGCGATTTTCCATCGGCATAGTAATTGCCATCTCGCCAGTTCGGATCGGCCATGATCGCCTGTCGGCCCACCTCGTGAAAGGCAATGTTCTGCGCAGAGTGACGCGCAGTTGAGGCAATGACGATGGCCGAGGCTACGCGTGCAGGAAAGTTTGCCGCCCAGGCAAGCGCCTGCATGCCGCCCATCGACCCGCCAATGACCGAATAAAGCTGACTGATTCCCAAATGATCAAGCAGAAGTGCCTGCGCACGAACCATGTCGCTGATCGTGATCACAGGAAAGTTCATGCCATAGGGCTTGCCGTCGGGGGCGATACTTTGCGGGCCCGACGATCCCATGCATCCCCCAATCACATTCGAACTGACAACACAGAATCGATCCGTGTCGATCGGCTTGCCCGCGCCCACCATGCGCGTCCACCAACCGGGTTTACCGGTGATCGAATGATTGCTGGCGACATGCTGGTCCCCGGTCAGCGCATGACAGATCAGGATCGCATTGGACCTGTCAGCGTTCAGGGTCCCATATGTCTCATAGGCAATCTCGACCGGCGCCAGCACACTGCCGCCATCAAGCTTCAGGGGCCCGGGCACTTCAGCGTGACGGTTGAGACCAAAGAGTTCTGACATCACGGCGGGGCTAGGGCGCTCAACCCCGCCTTGTCAATGAAGCCAACCATCCCTAGAGCCCCGCGCATCATGACAGGACCATCTCCAAAAGACTGGATCAACGCGATCCACCCCTATGTGCCGGGCAAATCGGCGACCGGCAGCGGCGCCCGTGCAGCCAAACTTTCGTCCAACGAAAATCCGTTGGGGACAAGCGAGAAAGCGCGTGCGGCTTTTGCGGCGCAAGCGGCCGGTCTTGAACGCTACCCCGATGGCGGCGCGACTGCATTACGCGAAGCCATAGCGAAGCGCCATGGCCTGGATCCGGCTCGCATAATTTATGGAACGGGTTCGGATGAAGTGCTGCACCAGGCCGCAGGTGCCTTTTCCGGCCCGGGTGATGAGGTCATCTATGTCCGTTATGGTTTTGCGGTCTATGACATCGCAATCCGGCGGGTCGGCGCAACGCCGGTCATTGTGCCCGACAAGGATTATGCGACCGATGTTGACGCGGTCCTTGCCGCCGTGACCGATCGGACGCGGATTGTTTTCATTGCCAACCCTAACAATCCGACAAGCACGTTTACGCCGCGCGACGAGATTGCGCGCCTGCACGCCGGGCTGCCGGAGCATGTTCTCCTCGTGCTCGATCAGGCTTATGCCGAATATCTCGAGGCGGATGAGGATGATGGCGGACTGGCGCTTGCCATGTCAGCCCCGAACGTGCTGGTGACACGGACGTTTTCCAAGATTTTCGGCTTGGCGGCAGAGCGGATCGGTTGGGGCTATGCCGCGGCTCCGATCATTGACGCGATGCACCGGATCCGGCTCCCGTTCAACGTGACGATTGCCGGGCAGCACGCAGCGATCGCAGCGCTCGGCGACGAAGACTTTGTCAACAGAAGCCGGGCGCATAATGCGAAATGGCGTGCATGGCTAACGGCTGAAATCGACAAGATGGGCAATGCCGGGCTTCGGGCGATCAAGAGCAAGGCCAATTTCCTGCTTGTTCTTTTCAACGGCACCATAACGGCGGAACAGGCTTACAACGAATTGATGGCGCGCGGCTATATTGTCCGCTGGCTGCCCGGGCAGGGGCTGGCCAACGGGCTCAGGATCTCAATTGGTACCGAAGAAGAAACGCGGGGATTCGCTGCTGCGCTGCGGGACATTGTCGGGGAAGCGGCCTGATGCTGCCGTTTGCGCGGGTCTCGATCATCGGCCTTGGCCTGATTGGATCGTCCATCGCCCGAGCGGTGCGCGCACACATGCCCAGCGTTGTTCTCACAGGTCATGACGTCAGTGCCGAAGTTCGGGAAACCGTGCGTGCCATGAATCTGCTTGATGATGTGACGGACACACCCGGAGCCGCGGTCACCGACGCCGAACTTGTGATCCTGTGCGTTCCGGTCGGAACGATGGGCGATCTCGCGGCCGCTCTTGCCTATGACTTGCCAGCCGAGGCGATTGTTACCGATGTCGGTTCTTCAAAAGCCAGCGTGGCAGCAGCGCTCGCTCAGGCTCTCCCTGATCACGTCATCATTCCCGCCCACCCAGTGGCCGGTACTGAGCGCAGCGGTCCTGAAGCCGGCTTTGCAGGGCTTTTCCATAATCGCTGGTGCATCCTCACTCCCCCGGACGGGTGCGATCCGGCGAAGGTCGGCCAGCTTCAGGCCTTTTGGGAGCGGCTTGGCGCCAATGTGGAAATCATGGCCGCCGAGCATCACGACCTCGTTCTCGCCATTACAAGCCATTTGCCACATCTGATCGCCTACACCATCGTCGGCACGGCCTCTGATCTGGAAGAAGTGACCCGGTCGGAAGTGATCAAATATTCAGCAGGCGGCTTTCGCGACTTCACCCGCATTGCCGCATCGGATCCCACGATGTGGCGCGACGTTTTCCTGTCAAACAAGGACGCCGTTCTTGAAATGCTCCAGCGCTTTTCAGAAGATTTGACGGCTTTGCAGCGCGCCATCCGTTGGGGCGATGGCGATGCCCTGTTCGATCTGTTCAGTCGGACGCGAACAGTCCGACGGTCGATTATCGAGCAGGGGCAGGACGATGACCGCCCCGATTTCGGCCGCGCCGACCATTGATGGCCAATTATTAGTTCAGTGCATTGATGGCCTGATACACCCGCGCTTCCGCTTCTTCCCTCGGCAATCCGGGCGGGATTGTCTCCCCTACCTTGAACGTCACGATCCCGGGTCGTTTCACGAAACCCTTCGGCCAGATCTTCCCCGAATCGAGAGCGATCGGCACCACGGGCAAGCCCAGCACCTTGTAAAGGCCAGCAAAGCCGGCACGAAGTTCAGGCTTTTCACCATGCGGAACACGCGTACCTTCGGGAAAGAGGACAACAGGGCGATTGCTGGCCTTGGCAATCTTGGCCGCAGCAATCATGTGCCGCATGGCGGCAGCTCCTGCTTCCCGATCGACCGGGATAACGCCCATTCGACGCGCGACGTAACCCCAGCCGAACAGGTCTGCCAATTCCTTCTTCATCACCACGACCGGCCGATGAAAAACAACAAGTGTTTCGATCGTTTCATACATGGCTTCGTGCTTGATCGCATAGAGCACGCCATGCTTTGGCAGGTCTCCGATCACCTGCGTGCGAATGCCCAGAATCCAGCGTGCGCACCAGCGGTGCCAGATCGCCCAACGCCGCGAACTGGCAATGATGGCCTCCTGCCCGAATGGAATCGCTGCAAGGGCAGCCAGCACCATTACAACGCTGCCGGGATAGAAGATCAAGACAAACAGGATCGAACGCAGAAGAGCCACGAGTCAGACGCCTGCCAGGGCAGAAACCCGACGAAGGAGGTATTTGTTATATTCGGCAAAGAGCGTGACGAAACCGGGTGCGCTGTCCACCGCATCGGGAATGACCCGGACGTCTTGCCCGACTGCTCGTTCGAGTTCGAACTGCGCGCGCGGCATATGCCAGTCTGTTGTCACCAAACGAACTGATCGGAAGTTCCTGTGGCGGAGCCACCGAGCCGCTTCTGCCGCATTGGAGCGAGTATCGATTGCATCCTTGCCCAGATCAACACAGCAGGCAAAAAGCTTGGGCGGCGCTTTCTGGAGCTGCGCAAGTTCGTCCAGCCGAACCGCCGGATCAACTCCAGAGACAAGCATGCGGCGAGCATGACCAAGCGCCAGATGATCCAGTCCGCGCTGGATACGACCTGCACCCCCGGTCAGAACGACGATCGCATCGGTGCGCGTGTCATCAGCCGCTCTTGGCAGGCTGACGACGAACCAGGCCCAGCCGAGCAACCAAACCGTCACGATCAGGGAGAGAATGCGGCGAATCACAATGTTCTTCTTATGGCAAAGAGGATCGTAAGGCGCGCAGCAATGGTGGCGAGTAGCGCCCCAAACAGGGGAAGGGACAGCACAAGCGCCCAGTCGGACAAGCCAAGCCCTGCAGAACCCAACAATTCCGATCCGATTCCGGACATGCGTTGGCCGACAAGCGCCATGACCGCGAGGGCGGCCGCAAGGCCTGCCAATCCACCCATTAGTGCATCCAGAGCGATGCGGCGCTGAAAGAGTGCGGCGACCTGTTGATCGGTTGCGCCGAGCAAATGCATCACTTCGATAACCGGCCGATGCGTGTTGAGGGCGCCACGCGCCGCCAGCACGACAATTGTTGCCGTTGCTGCAGCCATCAGCAGGACAAGGGCCACCGCCAGCCATTTGAGGGATCGCAACAGGCTTTCGAGCGGCGCAAGCCAGCGCGCATGCTGATCTACGCGTGCGATCGGGGTGACGGCGCGCACGGCGTTGCGGACGTCTGCCACATCAGCCGGTGTTGCGCGGCGCAACGTTACATCAATCAGTGCCGGGATCGGTAGATCGGCCTCCATTCCCTGTTCGCCCAGCCAGGGCTCAAGCAGAGCGGCAAGCTCTTCCTCGCTCACCGGCTCGACCTTCTCCACGACGCCAAGACGTCCAAGCCCTGCAATGATTGCCTGCTTTTCCGCCTCTCTCGACACTGGATTGGCTTCTGGAAGCTGGATCGTGAGCCGACCCGCAAGGTCGGCACTAAGCATGCGGGCCGCACCGCCAAGGGCAAGTCCAGACGCGGCAGCGAGCACAGTGAGGAACATCATGATCGCAATCACCCACGGCATGGGGCCTGCCATACGCCCTTCAAGCAACAGCCTGCGTTCTGCGGGATTGGACCGGAAAAGCCGCATGGTTCAGGCCGCCCCTTCCCGCTGCGGTGGATAACGCAACGCCCCGGTTGGATCCTGCAGGCGTCCGGCATCGAGATGCATGATCGTTGCCGTGCCGACGCGGCTCAACAAATGGACATCATGTGTTGCAACAACGATTGTGGTGCCCAATTTGTTCAATGCATCGAAAAGATAAAGCAGCCGCGCCGCCATATCCGGATCGACATTCCCCGTCGGTTCATCGGCCACAAGGATATCTGGTCTGCCAATCACGGCCCGGGCAATGGCGACGCGCTGCTGTTCTCCCCCCGATAGCGTTGCAGGACGGGCGCTGATCCGATCGGCAAGGCCGACCCAGGCAAGCATTTCACTGACAGCGCGCTCAATATCACGTTCGTGCGTTCCGGCAACCCGAAGAGGCAGGGCGACGTTATCAAATGCGGACAGATGCGGGATCAGGCGAAAGTCTTGAAATACGACCCCAATGCGCCGTCGGAACAGGGGCAACCGGTCACGCGGCAGTGTGACCATGTCTTCACCGAACAGACGAATAAGGCCTCGGCTTGGACGCTGGGCAAGAAAAAGGAGGCGCAGAAGCGACGTCTTGCCAGCGCCCGATGCTCCGGTGAGGAAATAAAAGCCCCCGCGCTCAAGCGAAAAGCTGAGATCGGAAAGCGTTTCGGTCCCTATGCCGTAGCGCAAACCGACGTTTTCAAACTTGACAATCGTTGCCATGGCCTTGCCGCTGTTTCCCCCCGCTTTCAATGCCCTGCAGCAACCCGCAGGTAAAGCACGACTTGGCGTTGCACGACAGTCGAAACATGCAGGGGGCTTGCAAGTCGCCTGCGTTCGGTGCTTAGGACGGGCTTCGCAAAGGAATTTCTCGCACGCAATGATCCTCTCCTGTCCGGCTTGCAGAACCCGATATCTTGTGCCGGATACGGCGGTCGGCCCCAATGGCCGACAGGTTCGCTGTGCTTCGTGCAAGCATAGCTGGTTCGCAGAGCCCGCCACCATTGATCCAAACAAGCCGGCGGTGCAGCCTTCGCAGCCCGTCAGTCCGCCAGCGCCGGTCGCAACGACGCATCCCGAGCCACCGGTCGCTGTCCAGCCGACAGAGGATGCGGCGCCAACACCCTGGCAGGACGGTGCAAGTGAAACGACCGCCGGGCCAGATCCATTTGCTCACCAACCCCCGTTTCGCGCCCGTAGAAATCCGACACACCGCTGGACGATTGCGGCAGTTGTCGCCGCGCTGGTCTTGCTTGGCGGTATTGTCGCAGTCCAGTTCTTCGGGACGCCGAGCTTCATGGCACGGCTTGGCCTGCCTGTCGGGACGGCTGAAGTGCCGTTGCTGCTTGAAGTTCCACGCAAACCCGAGCGGAGGACGCTCGAGAGCGGGAATGAGCTGTTCGCCATCAACGGGCGGATCATCAATCCGACAGACCAGCGCCAGCGTGTACCAGACATTCTGGCTGAATTGCGGGATGCGCAGGGTCGCGTTGTCTACAGTTGGACGATCACGCCGCCGCGCCGCACGATCGGGCCCAAGGGCACGGCCGAATTCAATTCGGCAGAAGTGGATGTGCCGAAGGGTGCGCGTGCGCTTAATCTCAGCTTTTCCGGGTCATTGAACAACTGACGCGCGGGGCGCCTGGCCCTACTGGAATTCGATCAGTCCCGGTTTTCCCCTTGCTGACCCTGGAATGTGTCCGGACTGACCAATCCGGACGGCGGCGATGATCCGGGCCCGCGCAACAGCCACCACACGCAGAGCGGGACGGGGCGGTGCCGGGACAGAAACCGAAGCAAGGGCGATCGCGGCCAACATGGCCCTGTTAGGACTTTGTTTACCAATTCGCTCAACCCCGAAATTTGGTTAACGGGTTTCAACCGTGCGCAAAGGGATGGTTGCAGGCAGCAAAGCCCTCTGCTAGGGGCGCGGGCCTACCGAGGCCGGGACTGTCCCGGATCTATCATGAGCGTGCGGTCGTGGCGGAACTGGTAGACGCGCAACGTTGAGGTCGTTGTGGGCGAAAGCCCGTGGAAGTTCGAGTCTTCTCGACCGCACCAGCTCTTTTGCATTCAGGGAATTGCAGCCTGCCTTGGCGTCGCTTTGGCGGCGATTGTGCCAAGATGTACGGACGGCGTAGTGCCACTCACAATTGCAATGCCGCCAAGCGCGGCTGAAACCCGCGCAGCATCGGCCGAAGCGGGTGCGATGCGGATGGAATAGCGCCCGTATGGCACCGCCTCAAACAGGAAGAACCCGTCGAAATCCGTGCGTGCCTTGGCTGTGACCCGCCCTTCGGCGTTGACGAGTTCAATTTCAACTCCACCAAAGCTGCCGCCGCCCGAGCGAACGA of the Aquisediminimonas profunda genome contains:
- a CDS encoding lysophospholipid acyltransferase family protein; protein product: MALLRSILFVLIFYPGSVVMVLAALAAIPFGQEAIIASSRRWAIWHRWCARWILGIRTQVIGDLPKHGVLYAIKHEAMYETIETLVVFHRPVVVMKKELADLFGWGYVARRMGVIPVDREAGAAAMRHMIAAAKIAKASNRPVVLFPEGTRVPHGEKPELRAGFAGLYKVLGLPVVPIALDSGKIWPKGFVKRPGIVTFKVGETIPPGLPREEAEARVYQAINALN
- a CDS encoding prephenate/arogenate dehydrogenase family protein, encoding MLPFARVSIIGLGLIGSSIARAVRAHMPSVVLTGHDVSAEVRETVRAMNLLDDVTDTPGAAVTDAELVILCVPVGTMGDLAAALAYDLPAEAIVTDVGSSKASVAAALAQALPDHVIIPAHPVAGTERSGPEAGFAGLFHNRWCILTPPDGCDPAKVGQLQAFWERLGANVEIMAAEHHDLVLAITSHLPHLIAYTIVGTASDLEEVTRSEVIKYSAGGFRDFTRIAASDPTMWRDVFLSNKDAVLEMLQRFSEDLTALQRAIRWGDGDALFDLFSRTRTVRRSIIEQGQDDDRPDFGRADH
- a CDS encoding cell division protein FtsX translates to MRLFRSNPAERRLLLEGRMAGPMPWVIAIMMFLTVLAAASGLALGGAARMLSADLAGRLTIQLPEANPVSREAEKQAIIAGLGRLGVVEKVEPVSEEELAALLEPWLGEQGMEADLPIPALIDVTLRRATPADVADVRNAVRAVTPIARVDQHARWLAPLESLLRSLKWLAVALVLLMAAATATIVVLAARGALNTHRPVIEVMHLLGATDQQVAALFQRRIALDALMGGLAGLAAALAVMALVGQRMSGIGSELLGSAGLGLSDWALVLSLPLFGALLATIAARLTILFAIRRTL
- the metX gene encoding homoserine O-acetyltransferase MetX, which translates into the protein MSELFGLNRHAEVPGPLKLDGGSVLAPVEIAYETYGTLNADRSNAILICHALTGDQHVASNHSITGKPGWWTRMVGAGKPIDTDRFCVVSSNVIGGCMGSSGPQSIAPDGKPYGMNFPVITISDMVRAQALLLDHLGISQLYSVIGGSMGGMQALAWAANFPARVASAIVIASTARHSAQNIAFHEVGRQAIMADPNWRDGNYYADGKSPDNGLAVARMAAHITYLSEQGLTEKFGRRLQNRDVKTFGFDADFQVESYLRHQGLSFTDRFDANSYLYITRATDYFDLAEEHGGHLANAFRGCGSRFCVISFDSDWLYPTSESRNIVHALNASGAPVSFVELSSPFGHDSFFLELPELDRVINGFLKAGGL
- the hisC gene encoding histidinol-phosphate transaminase, with translation MTGPSPKDWINAIHPYVPGKSATGSGARAAKLSSNENPLGTSEKARAAFAAQAAGLERYPDGGATALREAIAKRHGLDPARIIYGTGSDEVLHQAAGAFSGPGDEVIYVRYGFAVYDIAIRRVGATPVIVPDKDYATDVDAVLAAVTDRTRIVFIANPNNPTSTFTPRDEIARLHAGLPEHVLLVLDQAYAEYLEADEDDGGLALAMSAPNVLVTRTFSKIFGLAAERIGWGYAAAPIIDAMHRIRLPFNVTIAGQHAAIAALGDEDFVNRSRAHNAKWRAWLTAEIDKMGNAGLRAIKSKANFLLVLFNGTITAEQAYNELMARGYIVRWLPGQGLANGLRISIGTEEETRGFAAALRDIVGEAA
- a CDS encoding YdcF family protein: MIRRILSLIVTVWLLGWAWFVVSLPRAADDTRTDAIVVLTGGAGRIQRGLDHLALGHARRMLVSGVDPAVRLDELAQLQKAPPKLFACCVDLGKDAIDTRSNAAEAARWLRHRNFRSVRLVTTDWHMPRAQFELERAVGQDVRVIPDAVDSAPGFVTLFAEYNKYLLRRVSALAGV
- the ftsE gene encoding cell division ATP-binding protein FtsE → MATIVKFENVGLRYGIGTETLSDLSFSLERGGFYFLTGASGAGKTSLLRLLFLAQRPSRGLIRLFGEDMVTLPRDRLPLFRRRIGVVFQDFRLIPHLSAFDNVALPLRVAGTHERDIERAVSEMLAWVGLADRISARPATLSGGEQQRVAIARAVIGRPDILVADEPTGNVDPDMAARLLYLFDALNKLGTTIVVATHDVHLLSRVGTATIMHLDAGRLQDPTGALRYPPQREGAA